A window of Massilia sp. NR 4-1 genomic DNA:
TTCAGGTACAGCGGGCCACCGGCTTTCGGCCCCGTGCCGGATTTGCCTTCGCCGCCGAAGGGCTGCACGCCGACCACGGCGCCCACGATATTGCGGTTGACGTAGATATTGCCCACATGCGCGCGCGACGTGATGAAATCGATGGTTTCATCGATGCGCGAATGCACGCCCAGGGTCAGGCCGAAGCCGCTGGCATTGATTTCGCCGATGACTTTCGGCAGATCGGCGCGCTTGTAGCGGATCACGTGCATCACAGGACCGAAGACTTCCTTGCTCAGCTCGTTCAGCGAGCGGATTTCCAGCACGGTCGGCGGCACGAAAGTACCGTTCACATCGCTTGGCAGGCCCAGCGAGAAGCTGTTGACGGCCGTTTTGCGCGTGGTTTCGATGTGGGACAGCAGATTTTGCTGCGCTTCGGCATCGATCACCGGGCCGATATCGGTCACCAGACGGTCTGGGCTGCCGATTTTCAGCTCGGCCATGGCGCCTTTGAGCATGCGGATGGTCTTGTCGGCGATATCTTCCTGCAGGAACAGCACGCGCAGGGCCGAGCAGCGCTGGCCGGCGCTGTCGAACGCCGAGGAAATCGCATCCTGCACCACCTGCTCCGGCAGCGAGGAGGAATCGACGATCATGGCGTTCTGGCCGCCGGTTTCGGCGATCAGCGGGATATCGGCATGCTCGGCCGCGGCGCGCTTGGCCAGCGAACGGTTGATGAGCTGCGCCACTTCGGTCGAGCCGGTGAAGATCACGCCCTTGACGCGGGCATCGTTGCACAGGCCGGCGCCAACCACTTCGCCGCGGCCCGGCAGGAATTGCAGCGCGGCACGCGGAATGCCGGCTTCATGCAGCAGTTCCACGGCGCGGAAAGCGATCAGCGGGGTCTGTTCGGCCGGCTTGGCCAGCACCACATTGCCGGCCGCCAGGGCGGCGGCAACCTGGCCGGTGAAGATGGCCAGCGGGAAGTTCCACGGGCTGATGCAGGTGACCGGACCCAGGGCCAGGGTATTCGGCGCGCTGCCCACCTCGGCGGCGTAATAGCGCAGGAAGTCCACGGCTTCGCGGATTTCGGCAATCGCATTCGGCAGCGATTTGCCCGCTTCGCGGATCGCCAGCGTCATCAATTCCAGCATATGGGTTTCAAACAGCTCGGCGGCGCGCACCAGGGCGGCGGCGCGTTGCGACGGTTCCACCGTCTGCCAATCCATGGCGAAATGGCTGGCGCTGGCCAGCGCGTTTTCCACGTCGGCGGCATTGGCTTCCGTCACCTGGCCCACCACATCGCTCTTCTGCGCCGGATTGACCACCGGCTGGGCCGGCTGGCCCTCGCTGGCGGCCACGGCCAGCAGCGGCACGGCGCTCCAGCTGCGCTGCTCGGCCAGCACGGCCGAGATATGGCGCAGCACATCCTCGTTCGCCAGGTCCAGGCCGGCCGAGTTCAGACGCTCCGCGCCGAACAGATGCAGCGGCTGCGGGATGGCCGGGTGCGGCAGGCCGCCTTGCGCGCGCGCGATATCCACCGGGTTTTTCACCAGCGATTCGACCGGAATGCTTTCATCCACGATCTGGTTCACGAAGGACGAGTTGGCGCCGTTTTCCAGCAGGCGGCGCACCAGGTAGGCCAGCAGCGTTTCGTGCGAACCGACCGGCGCGTAAATGCGGCAGGCCTTGCCCAGCTTGTCGGCGCCGACCACCTGGTCGTACAGGGTTTCGCCCATGCCATGCAGGCACTGGAACTCGTAGTCGTCGATGCCGTCGCGCTTGGCCCAGGTGTAGATGGTGGACACGGTCTGCGCATTGTGGGTGGCGAACTGCGGATAAATCACGTCGGTCGCGGCCAGCAGCTTCTGCGCGCACACCAGGTAGGACACGTCGGTGTACACCTTGCGCGTGTAGACCGGGTAGCCGGGCATGCCGTCCACCTGGGCGCGCTTGATCTCGGCATCCCAATACGCGCCCTTGACCAGACGCACCATGAATTTGCGGCCGCTGCGCTTGGCCAGGTCGATCAGGAAGTCGATAGCGAAGGGGCAACGTTTCTGGTAAGCCTGCACCACGAAACCGATGCCGTCGTAACCGGCCAGGGCCGGGTCGAAAGCCATCGCTTCCATCAGGTCCAGCGACAGCTCCAGGCGGTCGGCCTCTTCCGCATCGATATTCAGGCCGATGTCGTAGCCCTTGGCCAGCAGCACCAGCTGGCGCAGGCGCGGCAGCAGCTCATTCATCACGCGTTCGCGCTGGGCGCGGCTGTAGCGTGGGTGCAGGGCCGACAGCTTGACCGAAATGCCCGGGCCTTCCTTGATGCCGCGGCCGTTCGAGGCGCGGCCGATGGCGTGGATCGCGGTCTCGTAGGCGGCGTAGTAGTTGGCCGCATCGGCCTCGGTCAGCGCCGCCTCGCCCAGCATGTCGTAGGAATAACGGTAGCCGCTCGATTCGTTCTCGCGGCCGTTCTTGATCGCCTCGTCGATGGTCTGGCCGGTCACGAACTGGTTGCCCAGCATGCGCATCGCCAGGTCCACGCCCTTGCGGATCAGCGGCTCGCCGCCCTTGGCGATCAGGCGGGTCAGGGCCGAGCCCAGGCCCTGCTCGCTGCTCGAACTGACTAGCTTGCCCGTCACCAGCAGACCCCAGGTGGCCGCATTCACGAACAGCGAAGGCGACTCGCCCAGGTGCTTGCGCCAGTCGCCCTTGCTGATTTTGTCGGCAATCAGGCGGTCGGCGGTGGCGCTGTCTGGAATACGCAACAGTGCTTCGGCCAGGCACATCAGCGCCACGCCCTCTTCCGACGACAGGGAAAACTCATGCATCAGCGCATCCACGCCCGACGAGCGGGTACGTTTTTCACGTACCGAGTTCACCAGGCGCTGGGCCAGCGTTTGCGCCTGTTGCGTGGTTTCGGCGCCGCCCTCGCGGATCTGCGACAGCAGCCACTGCACGGCGCCCTGTTCATCGCGGCGGTAAGCGGCAGTCACGGCGGCACGCAAGGGGCTGGGATCGCGCAGGATCTCGGCTTGCAGAGTAGCAAACGGGACAAGGGAAGGAGGGGCTGCTGGGTGCATGAAGGGGCTCTTTTATCGAAGAAATAATGAGGTCGAGCACATAAGAAAACACGCCCGACAAACCCTGTTTGCGGAGCGTGCTCTACGGTGCTGCTGATGATTTGATTGTATGCGGGATTCTTCTGGATTAATTCTGGTATTGCTTAGGACTAGCAATACATAGTTTTTAGTGAGAGAATTTGACCAAATAAAATTAATTAGGGGATGAATCCATGCTGGACAAGATCAGTAAGAAGATTCTGATGGAGCTGCAAAGCGACGGCCGCATCAGCAATGTAGAACTGGCAGCACGCGTCAATCTATCGCCGGCCGCCTGCCTGGAGCGCGTGCGCAAGCTGCACGAATCCGGCTATATCATGGGCTACACCGCCCAGCTTAACCCACAGTTGCTGGACGTGTCGCTGCTCGTCTTCATCGAAGTCGTGCTCGACCGCACCACGCCCGAAGTCTTCGACGCCTTCAAGCAAAGCGTGCAAGTCATCCCCGAAGTGCTCGAATGCCATATGGTCGCCGGCGGTTTCGACTACCTGGTGAAAGCGCGCGTCAAGGACATGGCCGCCTACCGCGAATTCCTCGGCAAGACCCTGTTGCAGAAAGGCGTACGCGAAACCCACACCTACGCCGTGATGGAAGAAGTCAAAAACACCAGCAAGCTCCCCATCAAATAAGCCCGCTTGCGCCAAATCAAACAAGGTCCGACCCTGGTGCCTGGCGGCCCCGCCAGACACCAGGGTCGGACATTTGCTGATTTAAATCAAAGGCTTGCGGCTAGTAGGTGTCGTTCTTGGGGGCGGTGCCGGGCGCGGTGCGCTGGGTGACGCTGTTCATGCTTTCGAGGTGGCTGCGCAGCCATTTGTGCACGGGGCTGCGGGCGTCGCGTTCGTGCCAGAGCATGTCGAGGTGGACGGCGGGCAGCTGGAACGGCAGCTCTTTCGAGATCAATGCGTCGGTCATGCCGGTGGAGGCGATCAGGTGCTTCGGCAGCACCGTCACCAGGTCGGAGTTGGCGACCACGCGGCCAGCGGTGAAGAATTGGTTCACTGTCAGCAGGATGCGCCGTTCACGGCCGATCTGGGCCAGGGCTTCGTCCACCAGGCCGTGGGCGCGGCCGGAGAAGCTGACCAGCAGGTGGTTGGTGGCGCAGTAGCTGTCCAGGGTCAGGTCGCCCTTGGCCAGCGGATGGTCGCGCCGCATCACGCACACATACGTTCCGGAATACAGGCGCTCGTGGCGGATCGGCGAACTCGGTTCGCTCATCAGCTGGGCCGCCACGCCGGGGAAGAAGCCGACCGCCAGGTCGATGTCGCCGCGCAGCAGCATGGGACGCGGTTCGCGCGTCGTCAGCGGCACCATCCTCACATTCACACCGGGCGCTTCGCGCTCGATCGAACGCATCAGCGAGGGCAGCCAGAAGGCGGCCGTGGCGTCGGCCATGGCCATGCGGAAGGTGGCGTGGGCGCGCGAGACGTCAAAGGTGCCGGGCGCCACCGCCGCTTCCAGCGAGGCCAGGGCGCCGCGCACGGCCGGCCACAGGGCTTCGGCGCGCGGGGTCGGCTTGACGCCGTAGGCGGTGCGGATCAGCAAGTCGTCGCCCAGGCTTTCGCGCAGGCGCTTGATGGCGTTCGAGACCGCCGGCTGGGTCATGGCCAGGTGGCCGGCCGCGCGCGTCAGGTTCTGCTCGGTCATCACGGCGTCGAAGACGCGCAACAGGTTCAGGTCCAGCGTCAGAAAGCTCATGGTGTTTAGCGGTCAGGTTGGGGGCGGCGCGAGTGATTATTCACAATAATTATAATTATTATTGGGAAACAAAATTAGATTTATATGTTGCGCTGCACTATAGTTACGCTAGATTCTAAATGCAACTGAAACATCATGTCTACCTTCATTTCCGCGTCGCAACTTTTCCTGCAAGACCTCTCCTTCATGGACGCCGTCCTGGTGCTGCTGGGCGTGGCCCTGGTATTCGGCACCGTGATGCTGTTCCAGCCGCTGCTGCGCGGCGTGGCACGCGCTGCAATGATGGTGCTTAAGCCAAAAATGAGTAAAGAGGCGCGGCTGAACCGCCGCAAGATGCATGACGCGATGCTCTTGAAAAGCATGCTGAACTCGCCCGATGGCTCGCCCAGCCATGCCGCCGAGCTGTATGCCCTGGCATCGCGTTCCTGAGAAATGAAAGTGGCGGCAGCGGGGATTCCCGTCTGCCGCATTGCAGCATCGAAGCTTACTTCACTTCACCCAGCAGTTTCGGCTTCAGCGAGCTGTCCACTGCCTTGTCCCCAATCCAGATGCGGGTAATCGCGTTGTAGAACGCGACATCCGGCACGGTTTCCCCGATTTTCTTCCCATTCAGCTGGCATTGCGTGCCGACGCCGGGAATCCAGTCCACCAGCAGCACATCGCCCTTCTTCAGGCCGGGGATGGCGGCGAACATTTCACCGAAGGTTTTGGTTTGCGGCAGGATCTTGGTGCGCTCGGCCTGGTCGGTGTTGGCGCTCAGGCCATCCATGAAGGCCCTGCCGAAGTCTTCCGAGCTCAGATCACGCATGCTGACGATCTGGATGCGGCGCGCGCCCG
This region includes:
- the putA gene encoding trifunctional transcriptional regulator/proline dehydrogenase/L-glutamate gamma-semialdehyde dehydrogenase; its protein translation is MHPAAPPSLVPFATLQAEILRDPSPLRAAVTAAYRRDEQGAVQWLLSQIREGGAETTQQAQTLAQRLVNSVREKRTRSSGVDALMHEFSLSSEEGVALMCLAEALLRIPDSATADRLIADKISKGDWRKHLGESPSLFVNAATWGLLVTGKLVSSSSEQGLGSALTRLIAKGGEPLIRKGVDLAMRMLGNQFVTGQTIDEAIKNGRENESSGYRYSYDMLGEAALTEADAANYYAAYETAIHAIGRASNGRGIKEGPGISVKLSALHPRYSRAQRERVMNELLPRLRQLVLLAKGYDIGLNIDAEEADRLELSLDLMEAMAFDPALAGYDGIGFVVQAYQKRCPFAIDFLIDLAKRSGRKFMVRLVKGAYWDAEIKRAQVDGMPGYPVYTRKVYTDVSYLVCAQKLLAATDVIYPQFATHNAQTVSTIYTWAKRDGIDDYEFQCLHGMGETLYDQVVGADKLGKACRIYAPVGSHETLLAYLVRRLLENGANSSFVNQIVDESIPVESLVKNPVDIARAQGGLPHPAIPQPLHLFGAERLNSAGLDLANEDVLRHISAVLAEQRSWSAVPLLAVAASEGQPAQPVVNPAQKSDVVGQVTEANAADVENALASASHFAMDWQTVEPSQRAAALVRAAELFETHMLELMTLAIREAGKSLPNAIAEIREAVDFLRYYAAEVGSAPNTLALGPVTCISPWNFPLAIFTGQVAAALAAGNVVLAKPAEQTPLIAFRAVELLHEAGIPRAALQFLPGRGEVVGAGLCNDARVKGVIFTGSTEVAQLINRSLAKRAAAEHADIPLIAETGGQNAMIVDSSSLPEQVVQDAISSAFDSAGQRCSALRVLFLQEDIADKTIRMLKGAMAELKIGSPDRLVTDIGPVIDAEAQQNLLSHIETTRKTAVNSFSLGLPSDVNGTFVPPTVLEIRSLNELSKEVFGPVMHVIRYKRADLPKVIGEINASGFGLTLGVHSRIDETIDFITSRAHVGNIYVNRNIVGAVVGVQPFGGEGKSGTGPKAGGPLYLKRLQRNAVLASTPERRTTAASDALAAWSKAKGLDTVSKLSDKYAHNSLLGSTTVLPGPTGERNTLSFTSRGAVLCAASTQPALLNQIAAAMATGNQALVLESSPALLPADLPAAVKDRIQVFSKLNEVQTGFQIALVESSLSASLRPELAARDGALVSVIDSNDDSEIPLWRLVAERALCVNTTAAGGNASLMTLGA
- a CDS encoding Lrp/AsnC ligand binding domain-containing protein; protein product: MLDKISKKILMELQSDGRISNVELAARVNLSPAACLERVRKLHESGYIMGYTAQLNPQLLDVSLLVFIEVVLDRTTPEVFDAFKQSVQVIPEVLECHMVAGGFDYLVKARVKDMAAYREFLGKTLLQKGVRETHTYAVMEEVKNTSKLPIK
- a CDS encoding LysR family transcriptional regulator; the protein is MSFLTLDLNLLRVFDAVMTEQNLTRAAGHLAMTQPAVSNAIKRLRESLGDDLLIRTAYGVKPTPRAEALWPAVRGALASLEAAVAPGTFDVSRAHATFRMAMADATAAFWLPSLMRSIEREAPGVNVRMVPLTTREPRPMLLRGDIDLAVGFFPGVAAQLMSEPSSPIRHERLYSGTYVCVMRRDHPLAKGDLTLDSYCATNHLLVSFSGRAHGLVDEALAQIGRERRILLTVNQFFTAGRVVANSDLVTVLPKHLIASTGMTDALISKELPFQLPAVHLDMLWHERDARSPVHKWLRSHLESMNSVTQRTAPGTAPKNDTY
- a CDS encoding chalcone isomerase family protein is translated as MSITRRTLIQAAAAALMFSAAPVFASTDVAGVKFEETATVAGQQLKLNGAGLRTKVIFKVYALGLYLSEKKTTMADILAVPGARRIQIVSMRDLSSEDFGRAFMDGLSANTDQAERTKILPQTKTFGEMFAAIPGLKKGDVLLVDWIPGVGTQCQLNGKKIGETVPDVAFYNAITRIWIGDKAVDSSLKPKLLGEVK